The window CAGCGTCGCTGAGCACAGCGAGAGCCTTGCGGGCGTGCGGCGTTTCAAGCTGCGCAAGAAGGGCTGTTTTGACCGCATCCTCAAACCAGTAGCGCGCCTGTGTGGCCCGTGTTTGTTCCCAAAACCCATTCTCACGCCGCCATTCTGTCAGGCGTTGCATCGCCTCCCACACCTCGGGCAGTCCACGCTGCTCCAGCGCGGAAACAGTCATGGCGCATGGATAGCCTTCGGGGTCTTGCGGGCGCTTGCGCATCAGGCGCAGCGCACCGGCATAGTCCGCTTGGGTACGGATCGCGGTGGGCTTTAGATCGCCATCTGCCTTGTTGATGACGATGATGTCAGCCATTTCCATGATGCCGCGCTTGACCCCTTGCAGTTCATCGCCCCCTGCTGGCGCAAGCAGCAGCAAAAACAGGTCAGACATCTGCGCGACCACAGTCTCTGACTGGCCAACGCCAACGGTCTCAATCAACACAACGTCAAAGCCTGCCGCCTCACACAGGGCAACCGCCTCGCGCGTGCGCCGCGCGACACCGCCCAAGTGTGTCTGACTGGGGCTGGGGCGGATAAAGGCCATGGGATCACGGCTCAGCAGATCCATCCGTGTCTTGTCACCAAGGATCGAACCGCCAGAGCGGGACGAGCTGGGATCAACCGCCAGCACGGCCACGCGAAGCCCTTGCCCCGTGAGCATCAAGCCAAAGCTCTCGATGAAGGTCGATTTACCCACACCCGGCGTGCCCGAAAGACCAATGCGCAACGCCTCGCGATTTTGGCCAAGGGCGGCCAGCAGCGCAGTCGCCTGTTCACGGTGATCGCTGCGCCCACTTTCTACCAGCGTGATCGCCCGCGCCAATGCGCGCCGTTCGCCCGCAGCAATGCGCCGTGCCATATCAGTGATGTCCATGCGAAGTCCCCGCGGTTGTTCCAGCGTTTTTCACGTGATGCTGCGCGAATGTCCAGCCTTGCCCCACCGCGCGCCAAGCCTGATAAGGAGCCCATGCAAAAACTTCTGCCCATAGATGACGTGATGCCCGCAGTTCTGGACGCTCTGCGCGACCATGGCCGCCTTGTTTTGCAAGCCCCCCCCGGCGCGGGTAAAACCACCCGTGTGCCGCTGGCAATGCTTGAGGCAGACCTGATCAAAGGCCGCATCCTGATGTTGGAACCACGCCGTCTTGCCGCGCGTGCAGCAGCCGAACGGATGGCGCAAACCTTGGGCGAAGACGTGGGTCAGACAGTGGGCTACCGCGTGCGCGGCGCCTCTGCCATCTCTAAGGTCACACAGATCGAGGTCGTGACCGAAGGCATCCTGACGCGCATGATTCAGGACAATGCCGAATTGTCCGGCATCGGCGCGGTGATCTTTGACGAATTTCACGAACGTTCGCTTAATGCCGATCTGGGGCTGGCCCTGTGCCTTGAGATCGCAGGCGCGCTGCGGGCTGATCTAATGCTTGTAGCAATGTCGGCCACACTGGATGCCGGCCCGGTCGCCACGCTGATGGAGGCGCCGATTGTCACCTCCGAGGGCCGAAGTTTTCCTGTCACGCCTCATTGGCTGGATAAGCCGCAGGCCAAAAATGTCCGATATGAACAGGCCGTCGCCGATCTGGTCTTGCATGCAATGATGCAGGCCGAAGGCTCTGCACTGGTGTTTCTACCCGGCGAAGGCGAGATCAGGCGCGTTGAAGGCCTGCTGTCACGTCATGTGCCTGCGGATTGCACGATAGCCCCCCTTTTTGGTGCGATGGATTTCAAGGCCCAGCGCGCCGCCATCAATCCGGCCCCGTCTGGGCGCAAAATCGTCCTTGCCACATCTATCGCTGAAACGTCGCTGACCATCGAAGGCATTCGCATCGTGGTGGACGGTGGGCGCGCACGGCGGGCCGAATTTGACCCGTCCTCGGGGATGTCGCGGCTCGTCACTACGCGCATCACGCAGGCCGAGGCAACCCAGCGCGCAGGCCGCGCGGGCCGGATGAGCGCTGGTGAAGCCTTCAAGCTATGGACCCGAGGCGAAGACGGCGCATTGGCCGCTTACCCGCCCGCCGAAATCGAAAGCGGTGATCTGAGTTCGTTTGCATTGGAACTCGCGCTTTGGGGCGCGCAAGCTGATGATCTGGCCTTCGTCACACCACCCCACGCAGGGCGGCTGCAAGAAGCCAAAGCTTTGCTTCACATGCTGGGCGCGCTTGATGCAAATGGACTGATCACGCGCCATGGTCGCAGCCTTGCGAAACTGCCCCTGCATCCGCGCCTTGCGCATATGGTGGCCCTTGGAGGACGACCTGCCGCTACACTGGCCGCAATTCTGGCAGAGCGTGACCCGTTGCGTGGTGCACCGCTGGACCTCAGCCACCGGATGCGTGCCGTCGCGGGTGAGCATACCCCCGGAGAGCTCCATCACGCTTCTCTTGCCCGCATCCGCCAAGAAGCAAAGCGCCTTACCAGAGCCACTGCTCCAAACGGACCGGAAGACATCGGTACTCTTGCAGCACTCGCCTATCCTGACCGGATCGGGCTGCGGCGCAAAGGAGACGCTGCGCGGTTTGTGCTGTCCGGCGGCAAGGGGGCTGTGATCCCTGACGGTGATCCCTTGGCAGGAGAGCGCCTGATTGTTGCAACCGATCTGGACGGTGATCCGCGCGAAGCCCGCATCCGGCAGGGCACACCGATATCCGAAAGCGCCCTGCGCGCAGCCTTCGCCGATCAGATTGCCTGGCATGACCATTGCACATGGTCACGCCGCGAAGGACGGGTCGAGACACGGCGACAAGAACGCTTTGGCGCTTTGGTTCTGGATGACCGTACATGGGCGGATGCCCCGCAGGAAAGCATCGCGCAAGCAATGCTTGAAGGAATAGCACAGCTGGGCCTGCGGCCGGATGCAGCGGCCGCACGGTTCCTGCGCCGCGCCGCGCTGATGGCAGATCAACCCGATTTCCCCGACTTCTCCGAAGCGCACCTTATGGCGACCCTTGAAGAGTGGTTGCTACCCCATCTTGGCGCAACCCGTAGCACAGCAGACTGGAAGCGGTTTGATCTTCTGCCAGCCCTGCGTGCGCGACTGGACTGGGACCAGCAACAACAGCTTGACCGTCTGGCACCGCCCCATTTCGAAACGCCGCTTGGTCGGCGCATTGCCATCGACTATGACGGAGAGACGCCACAGATCGCTGTGCGTCTGCAAGAGATGTTTGGCGTAACACGCCACCCCAGCGTTGCGGGGCAACCGCTTCAGGTGACGCTTCTGTCACCCGCCCAGCGCCCTGTTCAGGTGACGATGGACCTGCCCGGCTTTTGGGACGGATCATATGCAGACGTGCGCAAAGACATGCGCGCACGATATCCGCGCCACCCATGGCCCGAAGATCCCCGCGCAGCCGACCCCACATTGCGCGCCAAACCGCGCGGCACCTAGGTTATTTCAGGTCAGGCCAGACGGCGTTGAACTTACCGTCCTTGTCTGTGCGTTCAAACCCGTGCGCCCCGAAGAAATCACGCTGGGCCTGAATAAGGTTCGCCGTGCCACGCCCGTGACGCATGCTATCATACCAAGCCAGCCCAGCCGACAGCGACGGAAGCGGCGTGCCCAACGCGGCACCCGCCGCAACCGTGCGCCGCAATGCAGGAACAGCATCAGCCAGCTTCGCGGAAATCGCCGGTGCAAGGATCAAATGATCATGCGGCAGTGCGCCACGGAACGCTTGGGCGAAATCGTCCAGCAACGCAGAGCGGATGATGCATCCCGCGCGCCAAATCTCGGAGATACGTGTAAAATCAAGGGACCAGTCGAATTCATCGGACGCGGCCGCCAGCAAGCGAAAGCCCTGCGCATGGGCAAGGATACGCGCGGCCAGCAACGCATCTGCAAGATCATCTGCCGTGGGCACATCCGAGTCTATCAATCCCGCCGTCAGCAGCGGCTGCGCTGCCTGCCGTGCCGTTTTTTCGGATGACCAACCGCGTGCGCCTACGGCTGCTTCGATGGCATTGGCGGATTGCCCCAGCTTCAGCGCCTCAATCACAGTCCAGCGTCCGGTGCCCTTCTGACCTGCGCGATCCTTAATCATATCGACCATGGGCTGGCCTGTTTCCGGGTCCGTCGCCTGTAGGGCAGCCGCAGTAACCTCAATCAGATAGGAAGCAAGCGGACCGTCCTGCCAGTTTTCAAACAGTTGTCCGATGCGCGGCGCGGTCCATCCGGCACCATCACGCAGAATGCCGTAGACCTCGGCAATCATCTGCATATCCGCGTATTCAATGCCGTTGTGAACAGTTTTGACAAAATGCCCCGCCCCGTCGGACCCCAGATGCGCCACACACGGGTTGCCGTCAAATCGCGCGGCAATCGCTTCGGCCATTGGTTTAAGCTGTGCCCAACTATGATCCGTCCCGCCGACCATCA is drawn from Sulfitobacter sp. S223 and contains these coding sequences:
- the meaB gene encoding methylmalonyl Co-A mutase-associated GTPase MeaB → MDITDMARRIAAGERRALARAITLVESGRSDHREQATALLAALGQNREALRIGLSGTPGVGKSTFIESFGLMLTGQGLRVAVLAVDPSSSRSGGSILGDKTRMDLLSRDPMAFIRPSPSQTHLGGVARRTREAVALCEAAGFDVVLIETVGVGQSETVVAQMSDLFLLLLAPAGGDELQGVKRGIMEMADIIVINKADGDLKPTAIRTQADYAGALRLMRKRPQDPEGYPCAMTVSALEQRGLPEVWEAMQRLTEWRRENGFWEQTRATQARYWFEDAVKTALLAQLETPHARKALAVLSDAVADGAQEPAAAAAAFVRELRSDG
- the hrpB gene encoding ATP-dependent helicase HrpB; its protein translation is MQKLLPIDDVMPAVLDALRDHGRLVLQAPPGAGKTTRVPLAMLEADLIKGRILMLEPRRLAARAAAERMAQTLGEDVGQTVGYRVRGASAISKVTQIEVVTEGILTRMIQDNAELSGIGAVIFDEFHERSLNADLGLALCLEIAGALRADLMLVAMSATLDAGPVATLMEAPIVTSEGRSFPVTPHWLDKPQAKNVRYEQAVADLVLHAMMQAEGSALVFLPGEGEIRRVEGLLSRHVPADCTIAPLFGAMDFKAQRAAINPAPSGRKIVLATSIAETSLTIEGIRIVVDGGRARRAEFDPSSGMSRLVTTRITQAEATQRAGRAGRMSAGEAFKLWTRGEDGALAAYPPAEIESGDLSSFALELALWGAQADDLAFVTPPHAGRLQEAKALLHMLGALDANGLITRHGRSLAKLPLHPRLAHMVALGGRPAATLAAILAERDPLRGAPLDLSHRMRAVAGEHTPGELHHASLARIRQEAKRLTRATAPNGPEDIGTLAALAYPDRIGLRRKGDAARFVLSGGKGAVIPDGDPLAGERLIVATDLDGDPREARIRQGTPISESALRAAFADQIAWHDHCTWSRREGRVETRRQERFGALVLDDRTWADAPQESIAQAMLEGIAQLGLRPDAAAARFLRRAALMADQPDFPDFSEAHLMATLEEWLLPHLGATRSTADWKRFDLLPALRARLDWDQQQQLDRLAPPHFETPLGRRIAIDYDGETPQIAVRLQEMFGVTRHPSVAGQPLQVTLLSPAQRPVQVTMDLPGFWDGSYADVRKDMRARYPRHPWPEDPRAADPTLRAKPRGT
- the gndA gene encoding NADP-dependent phosphogluconate dehydrogenase, encoding MTQAKADIGVYGLGTMGSALALNFADKGFRVAVTNRETDWIAPFVEEAGPLSSAIVPAQTLPEFVASLKTPRTILFMIPSGAPMDAMIETVLPLLDEGDTIIDGGNADFHDTRRRFDLLSGTGKHFVGMGVSGGEKGARHGPSMMVGGTDHSWAQLKPMAEAIAARFDGNPCVAHLGSDGAGHFVKTVHNGIEYADMQMIAEVYGILRDGAGWTAPRIGQLFENWQDGPLASYLIEVTAAALQATDPETGQPMVDMIKDRAGQKGTGRWTVIEALKLGQSANAIEAAVGARGWSSEKTARQAAQPLLTAGLIDSDVPTADDLADALLAARILAHAQGFRLLAAASDEFDWSLDFTRISEIWRAGCIIRSALLDDFAQAFRGALPHDHLILAPAISAKLADAVPALRRTVAAGAALGTPLPSLSAGLAWYDSMRHGRGTANLIQAQRDFFGAHGFERTDKDGKFNAVWPDLK